Sequence from the Rhizobium etli CFN 42 genome:
GTCTGCCGACCACGCGCTGTAGGCGTAGGCGCCGTCTCCCGACAGGAGATATTCGCCGAAAGTGTCGTCCGGTTCGCAGATGCAGATATCTGCCTCGCGCCCGGCGGATTCCGCTTTCGAAAGCCGCACGAAACCGCTCATCACGCTATAGACGAACGACGCTGGCTCGCCCTCGGCGATGATCCGCTCATCGGCCGCGAAGGTTCGGAACTGAGCTGTGGCGGCAAGCTTCTCCACCGTTGCCTCATCCAGCCCGTCGAACAGGTCAGACCGCAAAAGCGCGGGATTTTTCGCAAGCATCGATCGTCCTTTCGTTTGGCGTGTACGGTTCAGGATTTCTTCCGATCGGTTTCGTCCTCGGCCAGGATTCGCCAGGCGGCGCCCTCAAGGTCGTCATACTGGCCGCTCTTCAACGACCAGAGGAATGCCAGGAGGCCTATTCCGCCCATGAGCAGCGCAATCGGTATCAGATAGATCAGCATGTTCATGCGGGTTTGACCTCCGGATTGCCGCCGGCGCGCGCCTCGGTCCGCGGGCCGGTCCGCTTGCCGAAAGCGTTCAGCCGCAGCGCATTTGTTACGACGATGATCGACGATGTCGACATGGCCACCGCCGCGATCAGCGGCGTCGCCAATCCGGCAATCGCGATTGGAAGAGCCAGCACGTTGTAGCCTATGGCGAGCGCAAAATTCTGCCGAATGAGGCTTGCGGATCTTCGCGCGACGGCGATTGCTTCCGGCACGGCATCGAGACGCTCGTGGAAAAAGACAAGGTCGGCGGCCTGCCTGCCGATATCGGATGCGGTGGCGGGCGCCATCGAGACATGCGCGGCGGCAAGGGCGGGCGCATCGTTGATCCCGTCGCCGACCATGAGTACGCGGTGGCCTTCCGCGCTGAGCTCCCGGCATTCCTCGACCTTCTGTTTCGGAGCCAAGGCGCCCATGGCCTTGTCGATGCCGAGAGCTTGCGCAGTGTTGTCGACGACTGTCTGCCTGTCCCCCGAAATCATCAGCGTTTCAAGGCCGGTTGCGGCGAGCTGGCGGACGGCCGAGGCCGCGCCCGGGCGAAGCGTGTCGTCGAACAGGAAACGGGCGAGATCGGCACCGTTCTTCGACAGGACCACCTCCGAAAACGGACTATCGGCCGCCGGCGTGAGGCCGGTTCCGCAGGCAAAGGCCCGATTGCCCAGCCGATAGACGTCCGTTCCGCTCCAGGCTTCCAATCCCCCGCCGGGCATTTCCGTGACCCTGTCGAAGGCGAAGGCGGAAACGAACTCCATGTCCCGCACCAGCGCCTGCGAAAGGGGGTGGCGTGAATGCGCTGCCAATGCCGAGGCGATTGTGGTAATGCCCGCGTCGATCGCTTCGGCCCGGACGAGGCGGGGGCGGCCCAAAGTCAGCGTGCCGGTCTTGTCGAAGGCGACGATGTCCGCCTCGGCCAGCCTTTCGAGCGCCGAACCGTCCTTGACCATGATGCCCCGGCGGAAGAGTTCGCCGGCTGCGACCACTTGGACCACCGGAACGGCAAGGCCCAATGCGCAGGGGCAGGTAATGATCAGTACCGCGACCGCGACCAGCATGGCCTGTTTCCAGTCGCCGCCGAGCAGGCCCCAGGCGAGAAAGGAGGCCAGCGCCAACAGGTGCACGACGGGGGAATAAAGTGCTGCGGCGCGATCGGCGACTCGGCGATAACGAGCCCTGCCGCCCTCGGCCGCCTCCATCAGACCGATGATTTCCGAAAGAAGCGAATCCCTTGCCACTTTCGTCGCCCGCAGAACGAGCGAACCGGTCAGGTTCATCGAACCCGAATTCACCGCGCTGCCTGCGGCAACGGCGACCGGGCTGCTTTCACCGGTGACGATGGAGAGGTCGACGTCGCTCTCGCCGCTGACGATCATGCCATCGACGGGAATGCGTTCGCCGGCCGCAATCGAGATGTTATCTCCGACCGCGATCTCTTCGACCGCGACGTAGCGCCGCGACCCGTCCTTCAGCATCAGCAGCGCCCCGCGCGGCGCCAGTCTGGCAAGGCCGTTGATCGCCGCGCGGGCTTTCTCCCGCATCACATGATCCAGGGTTCTGCCGATCAGCAGGAAAAACAGCAGAGACACCGACGCGTCGAACCAGGCATGTTCGCCATGGTGCATGGTTTCCCATAGGGAGACCGCATAGGACAGCGTCACGGCAAGCGAGATCGGAACGTCCATGTTGGTGCGCCCACGCTTGAGCGCGCTCCAGGCCGATTTGAAGAAGAAGCGTCCCGCATAAACCAGCGCCGGCGCCGCGATCATCGCCGAGATCCAGTGAAACATGTCGCGCGTCGCCGCATCGGCGCCCGACCAGACCGACACCGAGAGCAGCATGATGTTGGCGCCTGCAAAGCCGGAGACGCCGACCGCCAGCAGCAGCTGGTTCCGGATCCGGTCGGTTTCGGGAGCCGTCGGCGTGAAGAGATGCGCCCGGTAACCGGCCGCAGCGATCGCCGCCAGAATTTCGGACGGATCGGTCGCCCGCCCGTCGATCTCCTCCTGATAAATGCAACTGACCCGTCTGGCGGTCAGATTGACACGCGCTTTGCGGACGAAGGCAAGCGCCGACAGGGCGCTTTCGATGCTCGATATGCAGCCGCCGCAGTGAGCGTCGGGTACGCTGAGGTCGAGCTGTCGCAATCCGGCCCCGAGCGAATGGCTGGCAAGGCGGACTTCTTCGGCGCTGGAGGATGCCGTGCTGAGGGCGAGAACGCTCTCCGTGTCCATGGAGCAGCAGGTCATTGGCCGAACTCCGTGGTATCGAAGCGCTTGGCCTCGTGCATGACGACCATGCCGTTTCGTCTCGATATGGCTTCGACGATCCAGTCGCCGCCGGCGACTTCGTGATCGGCTTCGAACCGCCCTTCGCCCGTCTTGCGAAGCGCCAGGCTGAAATCCTCATGATCGCCGACGGGCCGTTTGAAATTCAGCGTGACCTCGTCGATGATCGCAGGCGCACCCCCCTGTTCGTGGATGTCGTAGCGGATTTCGCTGCCCTTGAGGAAGAGAGCGCCTTCGATGCCGGAGGCGGCCATCGCCTTCATCGCTGCCGCCTTGCCGTTGAATTCCTGGCTGGCCACATAGGTATTTTCCACGACCAGGCCGCTCCAGCTGGACGAGGCATAGACGGCCATGGTGACGTTGACGGCGATCACCACGGCGAAGAATGCGGAGGTGGCAAGCAGCATGTGCCAGCCGGTAAAACCTCTGGAAGCCTTCATTTCACGTCTCCCGGTGCATTGAACGCGGCGCGATAGGTCGCCCGGTCGGCATGGTCGGTATCCTCGATGACGAAGAGGAATTCTTTGATCGCGGCTCCGTCGGGCTTGCGCGTGACGAAGACCTTGAGCGTCGTCGCCGCGTCGGCTTCGGCATCGACGGTAAAGCTGCGGCCATGCTGCCGGCCGAACTCGGGAATGCGCATCGTGCCTCCCTCCAGCCCGACCAGGGTGATGGTCACGTCCCGCGGCTTCGGCACCATGTTGAGGACGCGAAGCGTGTAGCCGTTGCGGATGGAACCGTCGCTTTCCAGAACATATTGGGGGTTGCGGTCGTGGACGACGTTGAGCTCGAGCCGTTCGCGGAAGGCGAGATGCACGACCATGGCGATGCCGATCGATGCCCAGACGGCGGCATAGAAGACGATCCTCGGACGGAAGATGATGCGCCAGTCGAAATGCCGGACCGCCGGGATGAAGCTGCCGTCGTCGTTTCGCACATTGGAGGGGCGGATGGCTGTTTGCCCTCCGTCCGTCGCGAGCGACATGTTGCTCGAGTATTCGCTGAGCGTCGCATAGGCGATCAGGCCGCGCGGTTTTCCGAGCTTGTCCATGACGCCGTCACAGGCGTCGATGCAGAGCGCGCAGGTGATGCACTCCATCTGCTGGCCGTCCCGAATGTCTATCCCCATCGGGCAGACCGCGACGCAGGCATTGCAATCGACACAATCGCCAACCGGCAGACCTTGGGCCTGGGCCTTCTTCGCGTGGCGCGACCGCTGCTCGCCCCGCCAGTCGTTGTAGGTGACGACAAGCGAATTCTCGTCGAGCATGGCGCCCTGGATGCGCGGCCATGGACACATATAGGTGCACACCTGCTCGCGCATCAGGCCGCCGAGCACATAGGTCGTGGCGGTCAGGATGGCGATCGTGGCATAGGCGGCGGCAGGAGCGCTTCCGGCAAACAGCGACGTCGCCAGGCTCGGCGCGTCGGCAAAATAGAAGATCCATGCTCCGCCGGTGGCGACGCCGATCAGCAGCCAGATCGCATGCTTGGTCACCCGCTTCCTGATCTTGTCCAAGGTGAAGGGACCGGCGTCGAGTTTCATCCGCGCGTTGCGGTCGCCTTCGATGGCGCGTTCGACGACGAGAAAAAGATCGACCCAGACGGTCTGCGGACAGGCGTAGCCGCACCAGGCGCGGCCGATCGCGGCGGTGACGAGAAACAGGCCGAACCCCGCCATGACCAATAGGCCCGCAACATAATAAAATTCCTGCGGCCAGATCTCGATGAAGAAAAAGAAGAAACGCCGCGAGGAGAGGTCGACGAGGATGGCCTGGTCGGGCGCATAGGGACCGCGATCCCAACGGATCCACGGCGCGAGGTAGTAGATGCCGAGCGTGATCAGCATCACGAACCATTTGAACCGGCGGAATCGCCCCTCGGCGCGCTTCGGAAAAATCTTCTTGCGCGGCGCATAGAGAGGCTGGCGGTTGCGCCGGGCATTGACCGGCTCGACGCTGACGCGCTCAATGTCATTGGGATCGGGGGCGGTATAGAGATTCATGGGACCTGTCCGGTTTTCACCCGCTCTTGTCCCATCCGCGGCGCATCCGTTCCTTGATGCAGATCAAGAATGACCTTTCCGGAAGCGAAAAGGCCACGCCCGGGGTAAGGGCGTGGCCGGAGGACAGCGGGGGAGAAACACCGCTGGGGCGTCCTCGACAGGCGCTGATACTATCGGCTCGTCTGCTTGTGATCTTTAAGGCTGGCCAAACTCACGATCGAATTGCCGATTTTTGCCGGGTCGTCCTGCTCCGAAGATGCAGGCATCGGTTGAGCGCGCGCCGAGACACGCGATCGGATAACAGCACGCGGCGTGCCGTAGAGACCGAGGATCGGATTGTGGTCGTGGGCTGTCATGGCTTTCTCCTTACGTGCCGCCGCCCAGCGAATGGACGAAGATGGTCAGCTCCTTGACTGTCGTATCGCCGAGACGTCCCGCCCAAGCCGGCATGACGCCATGCTTGGGAGAGGCCACCTGGCGAAGGATGGCGTCTTCGCCGCGCGCTTTGAGCCAGATCGCATCGGCGAGATCCGGCGCGCCCATTTCGGCTTTGCCCTTGGCGTCCTCGCCGTGACATGCGGCGCAATTGTCAAGGAAGACCTGCTTTCCCGCCTCTGCGAGCGCGGGATCGGATGGCGTATTGGTCAGCCCCCAGACATAGGCGGCGACCTGCTTCATCTGGATGGGTTGCAGCACGTCGGTAAAGGGCGGCATCTCGGAAGCATGGGTCTCCGTATCGCCGTCGAAGCGGATCCCATGAGCGATCGTGGTCTGAATCGCCTCGAGGTCCCCGCCCCACAGCCAGTCATCGTCGTTGAGATTCGGGAACCCTGGGCCGCCACTCGCGCCCGAGCCGTGACAGGGCGCGCAGTTGACCTTGAATGCCGACGCCCCGCCGGCAATGGCGAATTCACGCAAAGCCGGATCCGCATCGATTTCCTGCACAGTCTTGGCAGCGATCAGATCATGGAACTTCGTCTGGGATGCCTTGGCGAGATCGAGATCCTGCTGCAACTCGGCGCGCGTCGAGTAGCCGAAATAGCCTTTCGTGGCGGATGTGATCATCGGGATGGCCGGATAGGCGATGGCATAGCCGATCGCCCACAGGATCGTCACGTAGAACGTCCAGACCCACCAGCGCGGCATCGGATTGTTGAGTTCGCGGATGCCGTCCCATTCATGTCCGGTCGTTTCGACGCCGCTCAATTCATCGATATGGTTTTCCGACATCTCAATCGTCCTTCAAGGGAATATCGGCGGCTTCTTTCGCCGTCTGCTTGCTGCCTGGGCGAAGGGTGAACATGACCGCGCCGACGAAGAATGCCGCCATCGCCAGGAGGCCCCAGCTGTCGGCGAAGTGTCTCATTGCAGTATAGGCTTCCATGGATCCCTCACCGGTAGCCGGTCGCGTCGTCATAGGTCGAGAAATCGACCAGTGTTCCGAGCATCTGCAGGTAGGACACCAGAGCGTCCATTTCGGTCAGCCTGGCCGGGTCGCCATCGAAATCGCCGATCTTCGTCTTCGGATAGCGCTGAAGCAGCGCCGTCGTGTCCGCGTTCGGATCGGCCTGAGCCCTCATGTCGGCCTCGGCATTCGCCAGCATGTCATCGCTATAAGGCACGCCCACATCCTCGTTGGCCTTGAGGTCCATTCCGACATCCTTGACCGTCACCTCCTGCTCCTTGAGGAAGGCGTAGCTCGGCATGATGGATTCCGGCACGACGGCGCGCGGATTTGCGAGATGCTGGACGTGCCATTCGTTCGAGTAGCGGCCGCCGACGCGGGCCAGATCCGGCCCGGTTCGCTTGGAGCCCCACTGGAACGGATGGTCGTACATCGATTCCGCGGCCAGCGAGTA
This genomic interval carries:
- the ccoO gene encoding cytochrome-c oxidase, cbb3-type subunit II produces the protein MASILDKHKILEKNATLLLVGSLLVVSIGGIVEIAPLFYLQNTIEKVEGMRPYTPLELAGRNIYIREGCYLCHSQMIRPFRDEVERYGHYSLAAESMYDHPFQWGSKRTGPDLARVGGRYSNEWHVQHLANPRAVVPESIMPSYAFLKEQEVTVKDVGMDLKANEDVGVPYSDDMLANAEADMRAQADPNADTTALLQRYPKTKIGDFDGDPARLTEMDALVSYLQMLGTLVDFSTYDDATGYR
- the ccoS gene encoding cbb3-type cytochrome oxidase assembly protein CcoS, whose amino-acid sequence is MNMLIYLIPIALLMGGIGLLAFLWSLKSGQYDDLEGAAWRILAEDETDRKKS
- a CDS encoding FixH family protein, which gives rise to MKASRGFTGWHMLLATSAFFAVVIAVNVTMAVYASSSWSGLVVENTYVASQEFNGKAAAMKAMAASGIEGALFLKGSEIRYDIHEQGGAPAIIDEVTLNFKRPVGDHEDFSLALRKTGEGRFEADHEVAGGDWIVEAISRRNGMVVMHEAKRFDTTEFGQ
- a CDS encoding cation-translocating P-type ATPase, with the translated sequence MTCCSMDTESVLALSTASSSAEEVRLASHSLGAGLRQLDLSVPDAHCGGCISSIESALSALAFVRKARVNLTARRVSCIYQEEIDGRATDPSEILAAIAAAGYRAHLFTPTAPETDRIRNQLLLAVGVSGFAGANIMLLSVSVWSGADAATRDMFHWISAMIAAPALVYAGRFFFKSAWSALKRGRTNMDVPISLAVTLSYAVSLWETMHHGEHAWFDASVSLLFFLLIGRTLDHVMREKARAAINGLARLAPRGALLMLKDGSRRYVAVEEIAVGDNISIAAGERIPVDGMIVSGESDVDLSIVTGESSPVAVAAGSAVNSGSMNLTGSLVLRATKVARDSLLSEIIGLMEAAEGGRARYRRVADRAAALYSPVVHLLALASFLAWGLLGGDWKQAMLVAVAVLIITCPCALGLAVPVVQVVAAGELFRRGIMVKDGSALERLAEADIVAFDKTGTLTLGRPRLVRAEAIDAGITTIASALAAHSRHPLSQALVRDMEFVSAFAFDRVTEMPGGGLEAWSGTDVYRLGNRAFACGTGLTPAADSPFSEVVLSKNGADLARFLFDDTLRPGAASAVRQLAATGLETLMISGDRQTVVDNTAQALGIDKAMGALAPKQKVEECRELSAEGHRVLMVGDGINDAPALAAAHVSMAPATASDIGRQAADLVFFHERLDAVPEAIAVARRSASLIRQNFALAIGYNVLALPIAIAGLATPLIAAVAMSTSSIIVVTNALRLNAFGKRTGPRTEARAGGNPEVKPA
- the ccoG gene encoding cytochrome c oxidase accessory protein CcoG — encoded protein: MNLYTAPDPNDIERVSVEPVNARRNRQPLYAPRKKIFPKRAEGRFRRFKWFVMLITLGIYYLAPWIRWDRGPYAPDQAILVDLSSRRFFFFFIEIWPQEFYYVAGLLVMAGFGLFLVTAAIGRAWCGYACPQTVWVDLFLVVERAIEGDRNARMKLDAGPFTLDKIRKRVTKHAIWLLIGVATGGAWIFYFADAPSLATSLFAGSAPAAAYATIAILTATTYVLGGLMREQVCTYMCPWPRIQGAMLDENSLVVTYNDWRGEQRSRHAKKAQAQGLPVGDCVDCNACVAVCPMGIDIRDGQQMECITCALCIDACDGVMDKLGKPRGLIAYATLSEYSSNMSLATDGGQTAIRPSNVRNDDGSFIPAVRHFDWRIIFRPRIVFYAAVWASIGIAMVVHLAFRERLELNVVHDRNPQYVLESDGSIRNGYTLRVLNMVPKPRDVTITLVGLEGGTMRIPEFGRQHGRSFTVDAEADAATTLKVFVTRKPDGAAIKEFLFVIEDTDHADRATYRAAFNAPGDVK
- a CDS encoding CcoQ/FixQ family Cbb3-type cytochrome c oxidase assembly chaperone, whose amino-acid sequence is MEAYTAMRHFADSWGLLAMAAFFVGAVMFTLRPGSKQTAKEAADIPLKDD
- the ccoP gene encoding cytochrome-c oxidase, cbb3-type subunit III, yielding MSENHIDELSGVETTGHEWDGIRELNNPMPRWWVWTFYVTILWAIGYAIAYPAIPMITSATKGYFGYSTRAELQQDLDLAKASQTKFHDLIAAKTVQEIDADPALREFAIAGGASAFKVNCAPCHGSGASGGPGFPNLNDDDWLWGGDLEAIQTTIAHGIRFDGDTETHASEMPPFTDVLQPIQMKQVAAYVWGLTNTPSDPALAEAGKQVFLDNCAACHGEDAKGKAEMGAPDLADAIWLKARGEDAILRQVASPKHGVMPAWAGRLGDTTVKELTIFVHSLGGGT